From Eubalaena glacialis isolate mEubGla1 chromosome 5, mEubGla1.1.hap2.+ XY, whole genome shotgun sequence, one genomic window encodes:
- the LOC133092083 gene encoding large ribosomal subunit protein eL21-like has protein sequence MGTVQKGMPHQCYHDKTGRVYNVTQHAVGIIVTKQVKGKILAKRINVRIEHIKHSKSRDSFLKRVKENDQKKKEAKEKGTWVQLKCQPAPPREAHFMRTNGKEPELLEPIPY, from the coding sequence ATGGGCACTGTTCAAAAAGGAATGCCCCACCAATGTTACCATGACAAAACTGGGAGAGTCTACAATGTTACCCAGCATGCTGTTGGCATCATTGTAACCAAACAAGTTAAGGGCAAGATTCTTGCCAAGAGAATTAATGTGCGTATTGAGCATATTAAGCACTCTAAGAGCCGAGATAGCTTCTTGAAACGGGTGAAGGAAAATgatcagaaaaagaaggaagccaaAGAGAAAGGTACTTGGGTTCAACTGAAGTGCCAGCCTGCTCCACCCAGAGAAGCACACTTCATGAGAACCAATGGAAAGGAGCCGGAACTGTTGGAACCCATTCCCTATTAA